Proteins encoded in a region of the Halosimplex halophilum genome:
- a CDS encoding protein kinase domain-containing protein, which translates to MAEDTDEASRAGTGADGSGRDGDDRDGGRHPGERPGREDPLVAVVADPDRGGERLPQLLGALDADDRSQRLRAALALCLAVEADPDLLDPVVRRLVDRLDGDPPVEVPHALDYLAGRRPRAVDEAVTDLDEERELRAREHLYRSGGGFARSEYLSPSPGDRGVGRTRAAGAEGDRTGGQRVYTDRSPGADFDPSTLAEGGDGTEDDGGDADGTDGGSGDDRRELTRGRLALVTRRLSAVIERSRFDDLSVRSDRAEWRFGDRYRAVGTVADEEAPLALVVFRVPDDDRAAFARALRDALDAWAGVDDHDSVLSVHDWGLRPRPWAALEHTGTALADRDGEALDPQEAVASTVEIAGAVAHAHQRGVVHGALDPATVAYPGARLTERERQRPRVTAVGLARVYADHLGLPEVVDPRYAAPEHYSGRFGSVDHATDVYALGTLLYRLVTGEPPYDGSIEEIRAGVCSDRTPVPGEVDPDLPGGLDQVVRKATATGKLTRYETVTAFRRELQGVVGDGR; encoded by the coding sequence ATGGCCGAAGACACCGACGAAGCGAGCCGAGCGGGGACCGGAGCCGACGGGAGCGGCCGCGACGGCGACGACCGCGACGGCGGTCGTCACCCGGGCGAGAGACCCGGGCGCGAAGACCCGCTCGTGGCCGTCGTCGCCGACCCCGACCGCGGCGGCGAGCGGCTGCCGCAGCTGCTCGGCGCGCTCGACGCCGACGACCGCTCCCAGCGGCTGCGGGCGGCGCTCGCGCTCTGTCTCGCCGTCGAGGCGGACCCGGACCTGCTCGACCCCGTCGTCCGCCGGCTGGTCGACCGGCTCGACGGCGACCCGCCCGTCGAGGTGCCCCACGCGCTCGACTACCTCGCGGGCCGCCGGCCAAGAGCCGTCGACGAGGCCGTCACCGACCTCGACGAGGAGCGGGAACTGCGCGCACGCGAGCACCTCTACCGGTCCGGCGGGGGGTTCGCCCGCAGCGAGTACCTCTCGCCGTCCCCCGGCGACCGCGGCGTCGGCCGGACCCGCGCGGCGGGCGCCGAGGGCGACCGCACCGGCGGCCAGCGCGTCTACACCGACCGCTCGCCCGGCGCCGACTTCGACCCCTCCACGCTCGCCGAGGGCGGCGACGGAACCGAAGACGACGGCGGAGACGCGGACGGTACCGACGGGGGGAGCGGCGACGACCGACGGGAGCTGACGCGGGGGCGGCTGGCGCTCGTGACGCGCCGGCTCTCGGCGGTGATCGAGCGGAGCCGCTTCGACGACCTGTCGGTGCGCTCGGACCGGGCCGAGTGGCGGTTCGGCGACCGCTACCGCGCCGTCGGGACCGTCGCCGACGAGGAGGCGCCGCTCGCGCTGGTCGTCTTCCGGGTGCCCGACGACGACCGGGCGGCGTTCGCCCGCGCGCTCCGGGACGCCCTCGACGCCTGGGCCGGCGTCGACGACCACGACTCGGTACTGAGCGTCCACGACTGGGGCCTGCGACCGCGGCCGTGGGCCGCGCTCGAACACACCGGGACCGCGCTGGCCGACCGCGACGGCGAGGCGCTCGACCCGCAGGAGGCCGTCGCGAGCACCGTCGAGATCGCCGGCGCCGTCGCCCACGCCCACCAGCGCGGCGTCGTCCACGGCGCGCTCGACCCCGCGACCGTCGCCTACCCCGGCGCCCGGCTCACCGAGCGCGAGCGCCAGCGCCCGCGCGTGACCGCCGTCGGCCTCGCACGCGTCTACGCCGACCACCTCGGCCTCCCGGAGGTCGTCGACCCCCGCTACGCCGCGCCGGAGCACTACTCCGGTCGCTTCGGCAGCGTCGACCACGCGACCGACGTGTACGCGCTCGGGACCCTGCTCTATCGGCTCGTCACCGGCGAGCCGCCCTACGACGGTTCCATCGAGGAGATCCGCGCGGGCGTGTGTTCCGACCGGACGCCGGTCCCCGGCGAGGTCGACCCCGACCTCCCCGGCGGGCTCGACCAGGTGGTCCGCAAGGCGACGGCGACGGGGAAGCTCACCAGGTACGAGACGGTCACGGCGTTCCGGCGGGAGCTGCAGGGGGTGGTCGGGGATGGCCGGTGA